The Ananas comosus cultivar F153 linkage group 2, ASM154086v1, whole genome shotgun sequence genome contains a region encoding:
- the LOC109723253 gene encoding 36.4 kDa proline-rich protein-like: MMAMDSSKITALLLILILSISSTPLTLACGSCPTPSPETPSGPILPPIIGKPPITLPPIIGKPPITIPPITVPPITIPPIIGGTPPTTVKPGCSPPPQTCPIDALKFGVCIDCLGNEIHLGDPAVQCCPLISGLAGVAAAACLCTAIKAKLLDINIYLPLVFKLLITCGYSIPPGYTCPN; encoded by the coding sequence ATGATGGCCATGGACTCCTCCAAGATCACAGCTCTTCTCCTCATCCTTATTCTCTCCATTTCATCCACCCCTCTAACCCTAGCTTGCGGCTCATGCCCCACTCCGTCACCGGAGACCCCGAGTGGACCCATCCTTCCCCCAATAATCGGCAAACCACCCATCACCCTTCCGCCGATTATTGGCAAACCACCCATCACCATCCCACCAATCACCGTCCCGCCTATCACTATTCCACCGATCATTGGCGGCACGCCACCCACAACTGTAAAACCAGGATGTTCGCCACCGCCTCAGACCTGCCCCATCGACGCCCTCAAGTTTGGGGTTTGCATAGACTGCCTGGGCAACGAGATACATCTCGGCGACCCGGCAGTGCAGTGCTGCCCACTCATAAGCGGTCTTGCAGGGGTTGCAGCAGCAGCGTGCTTGTGCACCGCCATCAAGGCCAAGCTGCTCGACATCAACATCTACCTCCCGCTTGTGTTCAAGCTCCTCATCACCTGCGGCTACTCCATCCCTCCTGGTTACACCTGCCCGAATTAA